A window of Exiguobacterium sp. FSL W8-0210 contains these coding sequences:
- a CDS encoding ABC transporter permease/substrate-binding protein, protein MNGLLETYQDRKSELLQALIEHIQLSVISLLIACVIAIPLGIYLSRNKRLSEWSIGVTSVIQTIPSLALLGLMIPLVGIGTVPSIIALVLYSLLPIVRNTYTGLAEVDPSIKEAARACGMTPMQSLWKVELPLALPVMMAGIRTAMVLIIGTATIAALIGAGGLGSIILLGIDRNDNYLLLLGAIPAALLALLFDGLLRQTEVATRKRQTARLVTAVVLMVAIVVAPFAFGRSERPDLVVAGKLGVEPEILMNMYKIVIEDETDLTVQVKPNFGKTTFVYKAIESGEIDVIDAYSTDPEIAKYDMVVLKDDQQLFPPYEGAPLLRQETIEEYPEVKQALEQLSGKISDEEMSKMNEAVAYGGKTANEVARDYLKKEGIIQ, encoded by the coding sequence ATGAACGGATTGCTGGAGACGTATCAAGACCGAAAGAGCGAACTGCTTCAAGCATTGATCGAACATATCCAATTATCTGTCATCTCCTTGCTCATTGCCTGTGTAATCGCTATTCCGCTTGGGATTTACTTATCACGTAACAAACGTCTGAGTGAGTGGTCGATTGGTGTGACCTCAGTCATCCAAACGATTCCATCACTCGCATTACTCGGTTTGATGATACCACTTGTCGGGATTGGTACAGTACCGTCGATTATTGCACTTGTCTTGTATTCTTTATTACCGATCGTTCGAAACACTTATACAGGGCTTGCCGAAGTCGATCCTTCAATTAAGGAAGCGGCACGCGCATGTGGGATGACTCCGATGCAGAGCCTTTGGAAAGTCGAGCTCCCACTAGCTTTACCTGTCATGATGGCCGGGATTCGGACCGCGATGGTACTGATCATTGGTACAGCGACGATTGCTGCCTTGATTGGTGCTGGAGGATTAGGCTCGATCATTCTCCTCGGGATTGACCGTAACGATAACTATCTATTATTGCTCGGTGCGATTCCGGCAGCACTGCTCGCGCTTTTATTTGATGGCTTATTACGTCAAACGGAAGTAGCGACTCGTAAACGACAAACAGCACGTCTCGTGACGGCAGTCGTCTTAATGGTTGCGATCGTCGTCGCACCTTTTGCCTTCGGTCGTAGTGAACGACCAGATCTCGTCGTCGCTGGAAAACTAGGTGTAGAACCGGAAATTTTAATGAACATGTATAAGATTGTCATTGAAGATGAAACGGATTTGACGGTACAAGTCAAACCGAACTTCGGGAAGACGACCTTCGTCTATAAAGCAATCGAATCAGGTGAAATCGATGTCATTGATGCTTACTCAACGGATCCAGAAATCGCGAAATACGACATGGTGGTCCTAAAAGACGACCAGCAATTATTCCCGCCGTACGAAGGGGCTCCTCTTCTGCGTCAAGAGACGATCGAGGAGTATCCAGAAGTAAAACAAGCACTTGAGCAATTGTCAGGTAAAATTTCTGATGAAGAGATGTCCAAAATGAATGAAGCGGTCGCATATGGTGGGAAAACAGCGAATGAAGTCGCTCGTGATTATCTGAAGAAAGAAGGCATCATTCAATGA
- a CDS encoding ABC transporter ATP-binding protein, producing the protein MIEFKDVGKTYADGTKAVQHVNFTVEQGEIFCLIGPSGCGKTTTMKMVNRLIDHTQGQIWIDGEPIMSINEHELRRRIGYVLQQIALFPHMTIEENVSVVPELLKWNKEKVAQRVDELFRLTGLNTSLKKKYPSELSGGQQQRVGVMRALAAEQDVILMDEPFSALDPISREQLQNDLLHLNEELGKTILFVTHDMNEALKLGSRICLMNAGEIAFIGTKEEVLASNDPFVQEFMRQVRGNIE; encoded by the coding sequence GTGATTGAATTCAAGGATGTCGGCAAAACGTATGCAGACGGAACAAAGGCAGTGCAACACGTGAATTTTACGGTTGAACAAGGCGAGATTTTTTGTTTGATCGGTCCTTCAGGATGCGGTAAAACAACGACGATGAAAATGGTCAATCGATTGATTGATCATACGCAAGGACAAATTTGGATCGATGGTGAACCGATCATGTCGATCAATGAACATGAACTTCGACGGCGAATTGGCTACGTCTTACAACAGATCGCTCTCTTTCCACACATGACGATTGAGGAAAACGTCAGCGTCGTGCCTGAGTTATTGAAGTGGAATAAGGAGAAAGTAGCACAACGGGTCGATGAATTATTTCGGTTGACTGGATTAAACACCTCACTTAAGAAAAAATATCCAAGTGAACTCTCTGGTGGACAGCAACAACGTGTTGGGGTTATGCGGGCACTCGCAGCAGAACAAGACGTCATCTTGATGGACGAACCATTTTCTGCTCTTGATCCCATTTCACGGGAACAATTACAAAATGATTTGTTGCATCTAAACGAAGAGCTTGGTAAAACAATTTTGTTCGTCACGCACGATATGAACGAAGCGTTGAAACTAGGCAGTCGCATCTGTCTGATGAACGCTGGAGAGATCGCTTTCATCGGTACGAAGGAAGAGGTATTAGCAAGTAATGATCCGTTCGTTCAAGAATTCATGCGTCAAGTCAGGGGGAATATCGAATGA
- a CDS encoding 3D domain-containing protein, with protein sequence MKRTSFLLSLCLAGFIFILLPHHEASAAQIGIGTEKTIVQNPLEMKRQAAQEKREQAEAKKQARLKALAKQKAEAEQKAKAVQEAKKEARQVQKQSRTQANADRSTKRTETFETTAYTTNPENNGSRLYNGRALTASGYDVTNTITYEGRRIVAVDPSVVPLGTKVHVEGFGDAIALDTGGAIRGKIMDLLVGSKQEALEWGRRHVTVTFE encoded by the coding sequence ATGAAACGAACATCATTCCTTTTATCCCTTTGTTTAGCGGGATTCATATTTATTCTTTTGCCGCATCACGAAGCGTCGGCAGCACAAATCGGGATCGGTACGGAGAAAACGATCGTACAAAATCCATTAGAGATGAAGCGTCAAGCTGCTCAAGAGAAGCGTGAACAAGCAGAGGCGAAAAAACAAGCGCGTCTAAAAGCCTTGGCTAAGCAAAAAGCAGAAGCAGAGCAAAAAGCAAAAGCAGTACAAGAAGCCAAAAAGGAAGCACGACAGGTACAGAAACAAAGTCGAACACAAGCAAACGCTGACCGTTCCACAAAGCGTACGGAAACGTTTGAGACGACAGCATATACGACGAATCCAGAAAACAATGGAAGCCGTTTGTATAATGGTCGTGCCTTAACGGCATCGGGTTATGACGTCACGAATACGATTACATACGAAGGGCGTCGCATCGTTGCTGTCGATCCATCGGTCGTACCGCTTGGAACTAAGGTACATGTAGAAGGTTTCGGCGATGCGATTGCGCTCGATACAGGTGGTGCGATTCGCGGAAAAATCATGGATCTTCTTGTCGGTTCAAAACAAGAAGCTTTAGAATGGGGTCGCCGTCATGTCACGGTGACGTTCGAGTAA
- a CDS encoding NUDIX hydrolase has translation MKQVNLADIRKHYVDSEERLPRHAAAVLVPLVEQNGEVYLLFQVRAKTLRSQPGEIAFPGGRIDGGELPKAAAVRETVEELNVSASEIEVIGTLEPLVTPNRSIIYPYLGILHATDFNPSPAEVDHVFLVSLTELMTSKPIKGDMEWRIRPGKEVPTERMANREAYLDRTYTVTEHFYEHGDYLIWGLTAKILRQFLAQLTRD, from the coding sequence ATGAAACAGGTGAACTTAGCCGATATCCGAAAGCATTACGTAGATTCTGAAGAACGTTTACCTCGTCATGCGGCAGCTGTACTCGTTCCGTTAGTCGAACAGAATGGCGAAGTCTATTTGTTATTTCAAGTACGAGCTAAGACATTACGTTCACAACCAGGTGAAATTGCTTTTCCGGGTGGTCGAATCGATGGCGGTGAATTACCGAAAGCAGCGGCTGTCCGCGAAACGGTTGAAGAATTAAATGTCAGTGCTTCTGAAATCGAAGTGATTGGAACGCTTGAACCACTCGTGACACCGAACCGGTCGATCATTTACCCGTATCTTGGTATTCTCCATGCGACAGACTTTAATCCTTCGCCGGCTGAAGTCGATCATGTGTTTCTCGTGTCATTAACGGAATTGATGACTTCAAAGCCGATTAAAGGAGATATGGAGTGGCGGATTCGCCCTGGTAAGGAAGTGCCGACCGAACGAATGGCGAATCGAGAAGCCTATCTGGATCGTACGTATACAGTCACGGAGCATTTTTATGAGCACGGGGACTATTTGATTTGGGGACTAACTGCTAAAATCTTGCGCCAGTTCTTAGCTCAATTGACGCGTGACTAG
- the yvfG gene encoding protein YvfG → MNEQLFTTERLIANFKEYIRQNEAHLTKRHALNAYYKTVAGSILSDRIAKNADLIVRMRHLEEAYQHVAQEGR, encoded by the coding sequence GTGAACGAACAACTTTTTACGACAGAACGATTGATTGCGAATTTTAAAGAATATATCCGTCAGAATGAGGCACATCTGACGAAACGACACGCGTTAAACGCCTATTACAAGACGGTAGCAGGATCGATTTTATCGGACCGGATTGCTAAGAATGCGGATCTCATCGTCCGTATGCGCCATCTGGAAGAGGCGTACCAACACGTTGCACAAGAAGGGCGATGA
- a CDS encoding FAD-dependent monooxygenase, which yields MNKKLDVLIIGAGPTGLTLALALSRYGLSFRIVERSSGPSVVSKAIGIQAHSLELFARLGVAEDLMENAIKINQGNLYVNGAWQAKLDFTDLNTPFPFVTLLPQSETERILEAQLATYGHVVERETELTGFAQFPTFVTASLQHKGETETVDASFIIGADGANSFVRRELGLPFSGKSFKESWALADIEVDWPLSSEEVHIFFSDHGVIESFPLQSNLFRITGNLTSGPVPTDHKAIDDFLQNRAKVPFELKKVHWYSMFRVHNRIIEKFGHHRIYLIGDAAHINSPVGGQGMNTGIADAMNLAWKLWCVHQFKASFPLLDSYSVERREAAQGILRSTNLATELLQINIPFLLPLQEKVIRNSLKIAPLHHFVTNRIAQLNSHYPASSTFVTQGHFSPLTPKPGEPMPYSEVVHPRTKKNELLLRRANRNFLLLLFLPKNATDDLLEPFKELAYTYPDLFETVPIHQSLKEDGVVDQGGELARRFGIKQSGLYLIRPDGYIAYRQQGLKSKSFARYVERLLYAR from the coding sequence GTGAATAAAAAATTAGATGTCCTCATTATCGGTGCCGGACCAACCGGTTTAACACTCGCACTCGCACTCTCGCGCTATGGATTATCCTTTCGCATCGTCGAACGTTCAAGCGGACCATCCGTCGTTTCAAAAGCGATCGGGATTCAAGCGCATTCTTTGGAGTTGTTCGCAAGGCTTGGTGTTGCAGAAGACTTGATGGAGAATGCAATCAAAATCAATCAAGGAAACCTCTATGTCAATGGTGCATGGCAGGCAAAACTTGATTTTACGGATTTGAATACACCTTTTCCGTTCGTCACGCTGTTGCCTCAAAGTGAGACCGAACGGATTCTTGAAGCGCAACTCGCCACATATGGACACGTAGTCGAGCGCGAAACAGAATTAACAGGGTTTGCTCAATTTCCAACTTTCGTTACAGCATCCTTACAACATAAAGGAGAAACAGAGACGGTCGACGCTTCCTTCATCATCGGAGCAGATGGTGCAAACAGTTTCGTCCGTCGTGAGCTCGGGCTTCCGTTCAGCGGGAAGTCGTTCAAAGAATCGTGGGCACTGGCTGACATCGAGGTCGACTGGCCGCTCTCTTCTGAGGAAGTTCATATTTTTTTCTCTGATCATGGCGTTATCGAGTCGTTCCCTCTCCAGTCGAACTTGTTCCGGATTACCGGCAATCTAACGAGCGGACCTGTTCCGACCGACCATAAAGCGATTGATGACTTTTTACAAAATCGAGCAAAAGTACCGTTTGAGCTCAAAAAAGTCCATTGGTATTCGATGTTTCGTGTCCATAATCGGATCATCGAGAAATTCGGTCACCACCGGATTTATTTGATCGGGGATGCAGCACACATCAATTCACCCGTCGGTGGTCAAGGAATGAATACCGGAATTGCTGATGCGATGAACCTCGCTTGGAAACTATGGTGTGTCCATCAGTTCAAGGCGAGTTTTCCATTACTTGATTCTTACAGCGTCGAACGTCGGGAAGCGGCACAAGGGATCTTACGATCAACCAATCTTGCGACGGAACTTTTGCAAATTAATATTCCTTTTTTATTGCCCTTGCAGGAAAAAGTCATTCGAAATAGTCTCAAGATCGCACCCTTACATCATTTCGTGACAAACCGGATTGCTCAGCTCAACAGCCACTACCCAGCGAGTTCGACCTTCGTCACACAAGGACACTTTAGTCCATTGACACCAAAACCAGGTGAACCGATGCCTTACAGTGAAGTCGTCCACCCGCGGACGAAAAAGAACGAACTATTGTTACGTCGTGCCAATCGGAATTTCTTATTGCTGCTGTTCTTACCAAAAAATGCAACCGATGATCTTCTTGAGCCATTCAAGGAACTCGCCTATACCTATCCCGATCTATTTGAGACGGTACCGATTCATCAATCCCTTAAAGAGGATGGTGTCGTCGATCAAGGCGGTGAACTGGCACGACGCTTTGGCATCAAGCAATCCGGATTATATTTGATTCGCCCTGACGGTTATATCGCGTATCGCCAACAAGGTTTGAAAAGTAAATCATTCGCCCGGTATGTTGAACGTTTACTTTATGCGCGTTAA
- a CDS encoding nuclease-related domain-containing protein, whose product MLQVMTASVPEPPRRRFFANKQVSTTTSETDALCNEIRHVCRFDWMLFDRIRLSDTIVIPFALIGPKGLFLVLQNDAVVEWMTEESCHIMDSEHGRKVFEPHPINQSKKIVQAVRKTLKEQGIIIPIHGITLFPNAPQMRTERIKFPTGHSFKDVRAFIVSKKSSPVLEQERKQVAFYLAQQQE is encoded by the coding sequence ATGTTACAAGTCATGACTGCTTCTGTTCCTGAACCACCGCGCCGTCGTTTTTTTGCAAATAAACAAGTGAGTACGACGACGAGTGAGACGGATGCACTCTGTAATGAAATCCGTCATGTTTGTCGTTTTGATTGGATGTTGTTTGATCGGATTCGTCTTTCTGACACGATTGTCATTCCTTTTGCACTGATTGGTCCAAAAGGATTGTTCCTCGTGTTACAAAACGATGCGGTCGTAGAATGGATGACGGAGGAATCTTGTCATATCATGGATTCTGAGCATGGAAGAAAAGTGTTTGAACCTCATCCAATCAATCAGTCGAAAAAAATCGTTCAAGCGGTTCGAAAAACGCTAAAAGAACAAGGGATCATCATTCCGATTCATGGCATCACACTTTTTCCGAATGCACCACAGATGCGAACGGAACGAATTAAATTCCCGACGGGGCATAGCTTCAAGGATGTGCGGGCGTTCATCGTCTCAAAAAAATCCTCCCCTGTTCTAGAGCAAGAACGAAAACAAGTTGCATTTTATCTTGCACAGCAGCAGGAATGA
- the gpsB gene encoding cell division regulator GpsB translates to MYKPLLTADDIYKKEFKTGLRGYVIEDVDGYLDQIIKDYEGFEREIERLKKENEALKQAPAQPVKREERRVEQAEPQVSSSSNYDMLRRISNLEKAVFGRPHQD, encoded by the coding sequence ATGTATAAGCCATTGTTGACAGCGGACGATATTTACAAAAAGGAATTCAAAACCGGCCTCCGTGGCTATGTCATCGAGGATGTCGATGGATACTTGGATCAAATCATTAAGGATTATGAAGGATTCGAACGTGAGATCGAACGTCTGAAGAAAGAGAACGAGGCGTTAAAACAAGCACCAGCACAACCGGTAAAACGTGAAGAACGCCGCGTCGAACAAGCGGAGCCACAAGTATCAAGTTCATCGAACTATGACATGTTACGTCGTATTTCGAATCTAGAGAAGGCCGTTTTCGGACGTCCGCACCAAGATTGA
- a CDS encoding SLOG family protein, with protein MKVIAITGYKPNELGIFDQKHPGIRVLKAAYRERMIRLIEDRGTEWFITNASPGCEIWACEVVLELKEEYPHIRLGILLPFLEQEARWKEPVQAQYLSILEQADFVEAISQKPYTDPSQLRNKTEFMIQKSQGLLSVFDEEHGGSAKFLVERARIEMEQSDYQLFLITQDDLSWLEQELQYNDQWE; from the coding sequence GTGAAAGTTATCGCCATCACAGGTTACAAACCCAATGAACTAGGTATCTTTGATCAAAAACATCCTGGTATCCGGGTCTTAAAGGCAGCATATCGAGAGCGGATGATTCGCTTAATTGAGGATCGAGGTACAGAGTGGTTTATCACGAATGCCTCACCGGGTTGCGAAATCTGGGCATGCGAGGTCGTGCTTGAATTAAAGGAAGAGTATCCACATATTCGTCTCGGTATTCTTTTGCCGTTCTTGGAACAGGAAGCACGCTGGAAAGAGCCAGTTCAAGCGCAGTACCTCTCCATTCTTGAACAAGCTGACTTCGTCGAAGCAATCAGTCAGAAACCGTATACGGATCCATCGCAGTTACGCAATAAAACCGAGTTCATGATTCAAAAAAGCCAAGGATTATTGTCGGTTTTTGATGAAGAACATGGAGGATCGGCGAAATTTTTAGTAGAGCGTGCTAGAATAGAAATGGAACAATCCGATTATCAGTTGTTTTTAATTACACAAGATGATTTATCTTGGCTCGAACAAGAATTACAATACAATGATCAGTGGGAGTGA
- a CDS encoding ribonuclease H-like domain-containing protein, producing MLKSTSDAAPEDQVSSAPEVETLKTPIGWTDEQQAWIDRGADILTFEEEWIVRIDKRYALTDRHGDRSFAEVYESLQLPHPPLSLDVPLEQVIFFDTETTGLRGTGTTIFLLGFARFEQGGLLMRQYFLPHPHFEAAFYHHFLHDIGDDVRFVTYNGKSFDWPQIKTRHVFVRERVPRLPKVGHLDLLHVARRIFKGMYDSYRLTAMEERIGFEREGDLPGFLAPMHYFQYVEHQHPDIMTGVLQHHLDDCLTLVGLYDACNRLVTHRAEAPSPIQENIAIWLADLGIHEGSHAHFQQVKELSAEGWLRQGYLHKKMKNHEQARECFLKSDSYLGYVELAKWAEHIAKDPVLAYDYTERARQHVERHHWLITKKERILAELDHRGRRLKRKCDA from the coding sequence ATGCTGAAATCTACATCAGACGCCGCACCGGAGGATCAAGTGTCTTCCGCTCCTGAAGTGGAGACGCTGAAGACACCAATCGGGTGGACTGACGAACAGCAAGCCTGGATTGATCGTGGGGCCGATATCTTGACGTTCGAAGAAGAGTGGATTGTCAGGATCGACAAGCGATATGCATTAACAGATCGACATGGAGACCGAAGCTTTGCTGAAGTGTATGAGTCCTTACAATTGCCGCATCCGCCGCTTTCGTTAGATGTCCCGCTCGAGCAGGTCATTTTCTTTGATACAGAGACCACAGGATTACGAGGAACCGGAACGACGATCTTTTTACTCGGATTCGCGCGCTTTGAGCAGGGCGGATTGCTGATGCGACAATATTTCTTACCACATCCGCACTTTGAAGCTGCCTTTTACCATCACTTCCTGCACGATATCGGAGATGATGTCCGCTTTGTGACCTATAACGGGAAAAGTTTTGATTGGCCGCAAATCAAGACACGTCATGTCTTCGTTCGGGAACGTGTTCCGCGTTTGCCGAAAGTCGGTCATCTCGATTTACTTCATGTCGCGCGACGAATCTTTAAAGGAATGTATGATTCCTATCGATTGACAGCGATGGAAGAGCGAATCGGATTTGAACGGGAAGGGGATTTACCTGGATTTTTGGCACCGATGCATTACTTTCAGTACGTCGAACACCAGCATCCGGATATCATGACAGGGGTCTTGCAACATCATCTGGATGATTGTCTGACGCTTGTCGGACTCTATGATGCGTGCAACCGACTCGTCACACATCGAGCAGAGGCGCCTTCCCCGATTCAAGAAAACATCGCAATTTGGCTGGCAGATCTCGGAATTCATGAAGGATCACACGCTCATTTTCAACAAGTCAAAGAACTATCAGCAGAAGGATGGTTGCGCCAAGGATATTTGCATAAAAAAATGAAGAACCATGAACAAGCTCGAGAGTGTTTCTTGAAGAGCGACAGTTATTTAGGGTATGTCGAACTTGCGAAGTGGGCAGAGCACATTGCAAAAGATCCAGTGCTTGCTTATGATTATACGGAACGAGCACGACAACACGTCGAGCGACATCATTGGTTGATTACTAAAAAAGAACGAATCTTGGCAGAGCTAGATCATCGAGGACGTCGGTTAAAAAGGAAGTGTGACGCGTGA
- a CDS encoding DEAD/DEAH box helicase, with translation MQAKQTLVAFLEELKQDRSFMERITYMKTMEATAGRYVDFPERLPERLRQALRTRGITQLYRHQGLAFERVQAGESTVIVTPTASGKTYCFNLPVLSHLLEHPNARALYLYPTKALAQDQNSELLELIDQLEAPIRCFTYDGDTSPTIRTKVRKAGNIVITNPDMLHSGILPHHTKWIELFENLRYIVIDELHTYRGVFGSHVANVIRRLRRICRYYGSDPVFIMTSATIANPQELAERLTEKTVGLIDDNGAPTGRKHFLVYQPPIVNAQLGIRRSATLETKQLAMRFIKKKFQTIVFARSRVRVEVLLTYLRSIYPHELGPRSIEGYRGGYLPSERRDIERRLRQGEITGIVSTNALELGVDIGQLQVCIMNGYPGTIASLWQQAGRAGRRQDDALIILVASSGMLDQYVAERPELFLNQSPEAARLDPDNLIIAVDHVKCAAFELPFTKGESFGTLETEDILEYLVEERVLHERGDRFYWMNDAFPAHGISLRSSDQENVIIVDQTEVPNRVIGEMDTFSAMTLLHDEAIYLHGADQYQVEHLDFEEKKAFVRAVDVDYYTDANFSVDLSVLEEDEQYAEGEYSVARGDVSVRGMATMFKKIKFGTHENIGSGPIHLPEREIHTTGVWFTLPDHARSSTELEQVLEGVANSLRRVAPLYLMCDASDVFVVPQVKATHTKQPTVYLYDRYPGGVGLAESIYKQRAVMLRAARDSIVTCPCQDGCPACIGMVGVADEKERTIQLLAEMEKELS, from the coding sequence ATGCAAGCGAAACAAACGCTCGTTGCATTTCTCGAAGAATTGAAACAGGACCGCTCGTTCATGGAGCGGATTACGTATATGAAAACGATGGAAGCGACAGCTGGGCGCTATGTCGATTTTCCAGAACGACTCCCGGAGCGTTTACGACAAGCCCTTCGCACACGTGGGATCACGCAATTGTACCGTCACCAAGGGTTAGCGTTTGAACGTGTACAAGCGGGAGAATCGACGGTCATCGTCACACCGACTGCCTCCGGAAAGACCTATTGTTTTAACTTACCGGTCTTATCGCACCTGCTCGAGCATCCGAACGCGCGGGCATTATATCTCTATCCGACAAAAGCCCTCGCACAGGATCAAAACAGTGAATTACTTGAATTGATCGATCAATTAGAGGCGCCGATCAGATGTTTTACCTATGACGGAGATACGTCACCGACGATTCGAACAAAAGTACGAAAAGCTGGTAATATCGTCATCACGAATCCGGATATGCTACATTCCGGCATCCTACCACACCATACGAAATGGATCGAACTGTTCGAGAACTTGAGGTATATCGTCATCGATGAGCTTCACACCTATCGTGGCGTGTTTGGCAGTCATGTCGCCAATGTCATTCGTCGCCTGCGACGGATTTGTCGGTATTATGGTAGTGATCCCGTCTTCATCATGACGAGTGCGACGATTGCTAATCCGCAGGAACTAGCCGAACGTCTGACGGAAAAAACAGTTGGTTTGATTGATGACAACGGTGCGCCAACAGGACGTAAACATTTTCTCGTCTATCAACCACCCATCGTCAACGCACAACTCGGCATTCGACGTTCAGCGACGCTTGAGACGAAACAACTGGCGATGCGCTTCATCAAGAAAAAGTTCCAAACGATCGTCTTTGCACGGTCACGCGTTCGCGTTGAAGTCTTACTGACGTATCTACGAAGCATTTATCCGCATGAGCTCGGTCCGCGATCCATTGAAGGGTACCGGGGCGGTTATTTGCCGAGTGAGCGACGGGATATCGAACGACGGTTACGTCAAGGAGAGATCACCGGTATCGTCTCGACGAACGCTCTCGAACTTGGTGTCGACATCGGTCAACTGCAAGTCTGTATCATGAATGGTTATCCGGGAACAATTGCTTCGCTCTGGCAACAAGCAGGACGAGCGGGGCGCCGCCAAGATGATGCGTTAATCATTCTTGTCGCTTCTTCCGGTATGCTCGATCAATACGTCGCAGAACGACCAGAGTTGTTCTTGAATCAATCCCCGGAAGCAGCCCGACTCGATCCAGATAATTTGATCATTGCTGTCGATCACGTCAAATGTGCAGCGTTTGAACTGCCTTTTACGAAAGGAGAATCATTTGGAACGCTCGAGACGGAAGATATCCTCGAATACTTAGTCGAAGAGCGTGTCCTGCACGAACGTGGCGATCGATTTTATTGGATGAACGATGCGTTTCCGGCTCATGGAATATCGCTTCGGTCGAGTGATCAAGAGAACGTCATCATCGTCGATCAGACCGAGGTACCGAATCGAGTCATCGGTGAAATGGATACGTTTAGTGCGATGACATTGTTACATGACGAGGCCATTTATCTTCACGGAGCTGATCAATACCAAGTTGAGCATTTGGATTTCGAAGAGAAAAAAGCGTTCGTACGTGCCGTGGACGTTGATTATTATACGGATGCTAATTTTTCAGTCGACCTTTCCGTGCTCGAAGAAGATGAACAGTATGCAGAGGGAGAATATAGTGTTGCTCGTGGCGATGTTAGCGTCCGCGGAATGGCGACGATGTTTAAGAAGATTAAGTTCGGTACGCATGAGAACATCGGGTCTGGTCCGATTCACTTACCGGAACGAGAAATTCATACAACAGGTGTCTGGTTCACGTTACCCGATCACGCACGCTCTTCGACAGAGCTCGAACAAGTGTTAGAAGGGGTCGCGAATAGTCTCAGACGTGTCGCACCGCTTTATTTGATGTGTGATGCCAGTGATGTCTTCGTCGTGCCGCAAGTCAAGGCGACACACACGAAACAGCCGACTGTTTATCTATATGATCGTTACCCTGGAGGTGTCGGTCTCGCGGAGTCGATTTATAAGCAACGCGCTGTCATGTTGCGTGCCGCCCGTGATTCGATCGTTACATGCCCGTGTCAGGATGGTTGTCCTGCTTGTATCGGTATGGTTGGTGTAGCAGACGAGAAAGAACGAACGATTCAGTTGTTAGCAGAAATGGAGAAGGAACTATCATGA